Part of the Kitasatospora sp. NBC_00374 genome is shown below.
GAAGAAGATCGCTCCGACCCGGCCGCACCCCTCCGCACCGGACAACCCCCCGGGCAACAAGCTCCTCGCACCTGGCACCGGACTGGTCGACCGGGCCCGAGACCTGATCACCGGCCGCGGCAAGTCTTGAGCCCTACCGCCCGCCTTCCGCTCCCGCAACGATCGGGTTCGTCGGGTGGCATCTGGGGGACCCGACGTATCGCAGCGACGCCATCCAGCAGAATCGGGACGGCGCAGCACCGAAGCAGTCGCCATGTCGTGGGACGGGAGCGGGTGAGGCGCTACGGGGAGTCGTCCTCGGCCTGACGTTCCCTCAGGGTCGTCGCTCGTTCGGCACGTTGAGGTCAGGGTGGAGGCGATCAGCAGACAGATCAACGCGCTTCCGGCCGCCGACGCTCGGCGCAAGCACCGGGTGGCCGAGCTCACGATCGCCTTGGTCGAGCATGCCGTCGCGGAGCTGGAACACCTGTGCCCCGCCGTCCTGGTTCTGTTCACGAGTTCTGACGGCAGATGTTCACCACTCCGGGAGGCGCCCCGCCCGGGCCGTGGTTGATGTTCACGAGAACGGGAGGCACCTCGGGGACCCGTCCGCCGGACGGCCATGGCCAGGATCAGCCGGCGGCGTGACGAGCTGTCAGTCCCGCAGGGCAGACTGTTGCTCATGCCAGAAGCCGGGCTCGATGCCGCCGCCAACTCCCTGCGGGCCTGGCTCAACCGCCAGCAGTTCACTGACCTGTCCACCCCCGAGGTGACCGCCTTCTTCACCGACTCGGTGGCCGCCTGGGCCACCGACCAGGGATATGAGGTCCAGCGGGAGGTCGACCTGCCCACCGCTACCCGGCAGGGCCGGACCGGGCGCCTCGACCTGCAGCTGCGGCACCGCTCCGGCAAGGGACGGCTGATCAGCATCGAGGTGGACCGGGGCACGAAGGCGTGGTCCCTCGACAAGCTCGTCCAGGCCGCCGAGCTCGGCCACCTGGCTCTGTGGCTTCGGTGGAGCCGCACCCCCGTCACCCTGCCGATCCCGCCTACGGTCCGGCTCATCCGGGCCCAGGTGCTCAGGCGCACCACGCTCACGCGGGCGAAGGTCCACTCGCTCCAGCCGGACAGCTGCGGGTAGTAGGCAGTTAGGTCGGTCCGCACCCGGCAACGCCACAGGTATTTGACGCGAGTCAGTACGACGCCGGACCGTTCGAGGCAGCTGCGACCGTAACCAAGCACTGCGCGGCCCCGCCCGGCTGCGGGGCTCTTACCGGCCCGCGTCCGGTTCACGGGAACCCTCCAGCAAGCCCACGTGCTGTCGAAACTCGTGAACAGTCAGGCCGGTCCGCGACCGCCTACCGCCTCCCGAACCGACATCGAAGTGCTGCCCGTTCTTGTGAACAGAGCCACCGTCCGCCGCTGTGGTCGCGGGCACGGACGAATCGAGAGATCCTCACGGATGTGGAAGGCCCATGAGCCAGGTTTCGAGGACGCCGTCGGACGTCTGCGGGTCGCGAGGTCCAAGGCCATGCCGCGGATCAGGCTGCGCCGTGGCGTGTGCGAGGTTACGGCCGTTCCCCTAGCCCTATGGCGCGGCCGTGTCTGAGGCGGGCGGTTCTGGTTCGGCGTCGAGGTGACCCGCCGTGGGAGACATTGCGGCGGTCTCCTCGGTGTCCTTCCCGCCGGCCGGCGGGGTTCGGCCACCGGAGTGGTGTGGTGCGTAGGTGCGGTCGGGTCCAGTGTGGCGGTCGTCCGCGTTCGCCCGGTCGGGCGGCAGTAGGGGAGCCTGCGGGAACGCCCGGCGTCGGATACTCATGGCTGTTCCTTTCACGCGGCGCTGCGGTGGGTGACGCAGTCCCGTACCCGGTCGATCAGCCCGACACCGGGAGCCGGCACCTTGCAGGCGATCGGCGACGGAGGCGCACCTGGGTGAGGACGGGTCGGCGCGGTCGACTTGGCCCGCCGTACGCGGTCACCCAGCTTCTCCAGGTCTGCCTGCCCGCAGGCCGCGCGCAGCGCCGGGATGTGCGAGCCGACCTCGGTGATCAGGACGTCGCCAGCTCGGTGAGTTCGGCGTGGTCGGTGTCCTTGCTCTCAATGTCCTTCAGCAGGCGCTCGACCCGGGCGTGGTCCTCGACCTCGCGGTCTGCCGTCCTGGGGCCTCCGGGCACGTGCTCGCGCACTGCGGGGTAGAGGTAGGCCTCCTCCGCGGCGGAGTGTCGGACAAGCTCGATGGTCACCTCGTCGACGAGAGCCTGACGGGCCTCTCCGGTGGCGAGCCGGATCTGCGCGAAGCGTTCCTCGACCTCGCGGTGGTCGGTCTCCGGTTCCTTGACGACGTCGCCGTCGTGGCCTGCCATCTTCGCCTCCTCGATTCCGTGGTCCACCGGGCGCGGGCCGGTAGCGGACGGCTGGCCCGTGGAACCGGATGTGCGCGCATCGTCCGACTCGACTGTCATCGTGCGTCGGCTTCCGTGGCGGCGCGCCGGGAGCGATGGTCGCCAAGGCCTGCTGTGTCAGTCGGTGGCGGCTTGCGGATCGATGGTGGGTGCGTTCTGTGCGGTGGGGTGGGGTGCCGGAAAGGGGGTGGCGTGGATGGGGGTTGTCGGGCGGGGGAGTCCGTCGAGCGCGAGTATCGTCACCAGCCCGTCGGGGCTGATTTCCGCCCGTACCGTGTCGGTCGGATTCGCGTAGACAGGGTGGCCGCCCGGGCCCCGGACTCCGGTGCCGGTCACGAGCAGGGTCTGTTGTTGGCGGTGGTTGCCGCAGGGGCCGGGGAAGGTCAGACCCCATCGGAACGGTCCGCCGGGCGCCGCGGTCACCGGCGCTGCTGCTGCTGCTGCTGCTGCTGCGGTGCGGGCTGGGTGCCGGGGCTGGTTGCCGTTCTGTGTGGTGGGGTGTGAGTGGTTGTCCGCCGTGCCGGGGCGGCGCAGGCCGAAGAGCTCGGTGGTGTCGGTTGTGTCCATGACCCGTCTCACCCGTGGTCCGGCGGCGCGGATGCGCAGCGCGCAGCCGGTTGCGGTCGCGTTCCGGCGGGTTCGCAGCAGGGCGTTGAGTCCGGCGCAGTCGAGGAACGAGACGGCGCTGAGGTCGAGGTCCAAGTGGGTGGGGCTGTCGGCGAGGACGCGTGCGAGGTCGCGTTGCAGGGCCGGGGCGCCGTCGAAGTCGATCTCGCCGCGGACGGTGGCCAGGGTGTGGCCGTGGCTGTCTTGGCTGACCCGGAGCTGGAAGGCCGGTGTTGGGGCCGTGGGCTGCAGCGGGCTTGCGGCGGTGGGCGGCGTACCGCGCTGAGGGGACATGCCGGTGCTCCTCCCGTGAGGGCGCGAACCTTGCAGGTCCATGCTCCGACCGGGCGGGAATACCTGTCAAGGGATACAGGAAACATTTTGCGCGTATTGTGCTGCCGGAAGTATGGCTCGTAGGATTGGAGCATGGAGACGCAGTCCGACAGCCGTCCCACCTGGACGTTCCTCACGAACCACGCCCGCGTGCTGTCACTGATCGCCCGAGATCCGGACATCCGCCTGCGGGACGTCGCCGCTGCCTGCCAGCTCACTGAACGCTCTGTGCAGGGCATCGTGGCCGACCTCGAAAGTGCCGGCTACCTCACCCACACCCGCGAGGGCCGACGCAACCGGTACCGGATCCTCCCCGGCACCGAGCTGCGTCACCCCGCCGAGGCCGGCCGCACTGTCGAGGCTCTCCTGCGCCTGCTCGAAACCGACCTCACCCGGACCCCGTCCGCTTAGCGCCGGCCCCGCGCCAGCAGGAGTGCGTGCACTGCGGTGCCGCCATGCCGGCCGCCCACGCGTTAGCGCTTCGCTTTCAAGTTCCCCAGCCGTGTCCGGTTCCTCGTACAACCGGTCTGTCCGACCTGCCCGACAGCCGTACCCGCCGGCGGTCGGCCGCAGCTCTGCCGCCGACGAACGGCGCGAAGGGGACCGGGTCGAGGTCCGGCGGGCAAGCGCCCTCCACTGGTCGTTTACGGGCGTCGGTACCTCTCCGGGTTGTCCGGCCGTGAGGCTGTTTCCTGTCCACCGCCCAGTGCAAGGCCGGCCGCGAGCTCGGCTCCGCCAGTGCGATCGCCGACTCGAAGGAGGCGGTTGGCCCTCACCCCTGCCGGACGTACCGCGCTGAGCCGGTACCTGGACGCATCGCGGCCGTCGTCGGCGACATCGAAGGTGCCTGAGTCGAGTTGGCCCGTCTGAGCTCTGGGGTTGGCCCG
Proteins encoded:
- a CDS encoding DUF6296 family protein; translation: MSPQRGTPPTAASPLQPTAPTPAFQLRVSQDSHGHTLATVRGEIDFDGAPALQRDLARVLADSPTHLDLDLSAVSFLDCAGLNALLRTRRNATATGCALRIRAAGPRVRRVMDTTDTTELFGLRRPGTADNHSHPTTQNGNQPRHPARTAAAAAAAAAPVTAAPGGPFRWGLTFPGPCGNHRQQQTLLVTGTGVRGPGGHPVYANPTDTVRAEISPDGLVTILALDGLPRPTTPIHATPFPAPHPTAQNAPTIDPQAATD
- a CDS encoding helix-turn-helix transcriptional regulator; its protein translation is METQSDSRPTWTFLTNHARVLSLIARDPDIRLRDVAAACQLTERSVQGIVADLESAGYLTHTREGRRNRYRILPGTELRHPAEAGRTVEALLRLLETDLTRTPSA